The following coding sequences lie in one Rutidosis leptorrhynchoides isolate AG116_Rl617_1_P2 chromosome 4, CSIRO_AGI_Rlap_v1, whole genome shotgun sequence genomic window:
- the LOC139841793 gene encoding uncharacterized mitochondrial protein AtMg00310-like has product MGIIKIAWVKWDLILASHEKGGLGIGSLNSFNLSLLLKWRWRLVNNPNALWVRVIKEIHGPESGFAGPGCYTKGLWYDIVSFITMRQSQNVIDLNTLTRVIGNGMSTRFWQDVWIGNESLATRFNCLYRLDTRPNRTISDRFNSSSFSWEWLRNPPLSCNLHQLVSDLASVHLRSADDSWQWNLEPDGV; this is encoded by the coding sequence ATGGGGATAATAAAGATCGCCTGGGTCAAATGGGACCTCATTCTTGCTTCTCATGAAAAGGGTGGTCTCGGGATTGGAAGCCTTAATTCTTTCAATTTATCGCTTCTCTTGAAATGGCGTTGGCGTCTTGTTAATAATCCAAATGCCTTGTGGGTTCGTGTGATCAAAGAAATTCACGGTCCTGAATCAGGATTTGCGGGTCCTGGATGTTACACTAAAGGCCTTTGGTATGATATTGTTTCGTTTATCACGATGCGACAGTCACAAAATGTTATTGATCTTAACACCCTGACTCGAGTTATCGGTAATGGAATGTCAACACGATTTTGGCAAGATGTTTGGATTGGAAATGAATCTCTTGCCACTCGATTTAATTGTCTCTACCGGTTGGATACTAGGCCAAACCGTACGATATCGGACAGGTTTAATAGCTCTTCTTTTTCTTGGGAGTGGCTTCGTAATCCTCCGCTTTCTTGCAATCTTCATCAGCTAGTCTCTGATCTTGCATCGGTTCATCTGAGAAGTGCTGATGATTCGTGGCAGTGGAATCTAGAACCTGATGGTGTGTAA